A single window of Aspergillus oryzae RIB40 DNA, chromosome 8 DNA harbors:
- a CDS encoding uncharacterized protein (predicted protein), translating to MALTLSQSTQNVSKPVNNGILSRYSTLLAVKILKHFRPCHGNVLMLTDKLCVKYGRRVHLSEASTLRFIQRHTSIPVPKVLCSFTHHGLTYIVLERIKGDIIGSGWVHQNEESKAKLLSQLAKMVAEMRELQPPADIVVASVDGGPLFDCRVPGRSLHFGPFNTVQDFHRHLRMGMEFDPGLDPQIQDLINQQSKTWPSVFTHGDLSSLNILIRGDDIVGIIDWETAGWYPSYWEYTCAQQVNPQNSFWVNEINKFLQPMPQELRMERIRQEYFGDT from the coding sequence ATGGCCCTCACTTTATCACAGTCCACGCAAAATGTATCCAAGCCTGTCAATAACGGAATTCTCTCTCGATATTCGACACTGTTAGCAGTCAAAATTCTTAAGCATTTTCGACCTTGCCACGGAAATGTTCTCATGTTGACAGACAAACTATGTGTGAAGTACGGGCGCCGTGTCCATTTGTCTGAAGCATCAACACTGCGTTTCATACAGCGGCATACGTCTATACCAGTGCCAAAAGTTTTATGTTCCTTTACTCATCATGGATTGACGTATATCGTGTTGGAAAGAATCAAGGGGGACATCATTGGTAGTGGCTGGGTTCACCAAAATGAGGAGTCCAAGGCCAAGCTTCTTTCACAGTTGGCAAAAATGGTTGCTGAAATGCGGGAACTCCAGCCTCCTGCTGATATCGTGGTCGCTTCCGTTGATGGTGGACCACTCTTCGATTGTCGTGTGCCGGGACGTTCTTTACACTTCGGCCCATTTAATACAGTCCAAGACTTCCATCGGCATTTACGAATGGGCATGGAATTTGATCCCGGCCTTGACCCCCAGATCCAGGATCTTATCAACCAACAAAGCAAAACCTGGCCATCGGTCTTCACCCATGGGGACCTTAGCAGCCTAAATATTCTCATTCGTGGAGATGATATTGTTGGTATAATCGATTGGGAAACGGCTGGCTGGTATCCATCATATTGGGAGTACACATGTGCCCAACAGGTCAACCCACAAAACTCCTTTTGGGTTAATGAGATTAACAAGTTCCTACAACCAATGCCTCAAGAGCTGAGGATGGAACGGATCCGTCAAGAATACTTTGGGGATACATGA
- a CDS encoding putative methylaspartate ammonia-lyase (methylaspartate ammonia-lyase): MHPSDVQFVVGLSGYFVKDLQAVRQSPTYDPLIDNIRPQTPGFKSVVQAGQAISILIHLPNGTIALGDCADVIFSGAASRDPLFIAEEHLPILESVVKPRLLTCDVTQFRQNAIVMDGPWPELQHAKLHSAVRYGITQALLAATALVHRCTMAEIISREWGTALSRHPIDILASCHRNDHLQLDRMIMKRVPMLPHASFVHVHDIGPKGQALIDYIEIVSQRVQERGSPGYRPRLHFDVYGTIGDLFPDNETLVSFLGQLQRSAQPYDLLIESPIIEPTQSEQIRRLTNLRQLLRQRSIQVQIVADEWCNTLEDIRKFADAGAVDYVQIKMPDLGGVQNSIDAVLYCQDKGVGCCLGGSANETEVSARVTAHVALATKPGFLLSKPGIGADEGVMILTNEMLRASALAGRTRVSRL, from the coding sequence ATGCACCCATCTGATGTTCAATTCGTTGTCGGTCTTTCCGGGTATTTCGTGAAAGACCTCCAAGCAGTCCGACAGAGTCCAACATACGATCCACTAATTGACAATATACGCCCTCAAACACCCGGTTTCAAGAGTGTAGTACAAGCTGGTCAAGCTATCTCTATCCTGATACATCTCCCAAACGGGACAATTGCACTTGGTGATTGTGCGGACGTTATCTTTTCGGGAGCTGCGTCTCGGGACCccctcttcatcgccgaagAGCATCTTCCTATCTTAGAGTCTGTTGTCAAGCCTCGACTCCTGACATGCGACGTTACTCAATTTCGGCAAAATGCAATTGTGATGGACGGGCCATGGCCGGAGTTACAGCATGCCAAATTGCACTCCGCCGTTAGATATGGGATTACGCAGGCGCTCCTCGCGGCTACTGCATTGGTGCATCGATGCACCATGGCTGAGATTATATCGCGCGAATGGGGGACCGCATTGTCACGTCATCCGATTGACATCCTGGCCTCTTGTCACCGGAACGATCACTTGCAATTGGACCGAATGATTATGAAACGAGTCCCAATGCTCCCCCATGCCTCCTTCGTGCATGTACACGACATAGGGCCCAAAGGCCAAGCCCTAATAGACTATATAGAGATAGTATCTCAACGTGTCCAAGAGCGAGGAAGCCCTGGATACCGTCCTCGACTTCACTTCGACGTCTACGGAACAATCGGTGATCTGTTCCCCGACAATGAAACCCTGGTGTCTTTCCTTGGTCAGCTACAGCGATCCGCCCAGCCATACGATCTGCTCATCGAATCCCCAATCATCGAACCCACTCAGTCCGAACAAATCCGACGATTAACGAATCTGCGGCAACTCCTGCGACAGCGGTCGATCCAGGTCCAGATTGTCGCCGACGAATGGTGCAATACGCTCGAGGATATCCGGAAATTCGCTGATGCGGGGGCCGTGGATTACGTGCAGATCAAGATGCCGGACCTGGGAGGGGTACAGAACAGCATTGACGCCGTACTTTATTGTCAGGACAAGGGCGTGGGCTGCTGTCTTGGGGGCTCGGCCAATGAAACTGAGGTTTCTGCCCGGGTTACGGCGCATGTCGCCTTGGCCACGAAACCGGGTTTCCTGCTCTCGAAGCCTGGGATCGGGGCTGATGAGGGCGTCATGATTCTTACCAATGAGATGTTGCGTGCGTCTGCCTTGGCGGGGAGGACAAGGGTGAGTCGGTTGTAA
- a CDS encoding putative oxidoreductase, 2OG-Fe(II) oxygenase family (predicted protein) — MATQTESVVEVPITKSTKPLEKYIHPPESKQDRFFYVTNFGLTQEQIDRQFAIAKEFFSLPEKERLSFRAPLEEGIYNGYRPLGSIEILPGLRDNIEFYNIMKFLPQYDRTHPDVVRRYWEEIEKFHRHCHEHIAYKLFRLLAIILELPEDQLVDGHRYEAECDSGLRYMCYRARTPEENEKYKHLYSRGHTDNGTITFVFQQPVAALQVKKYDDSEWEYLPIRPGTLSVNVADIMTMLSNGWLKSGVHRVIVPPEDQQHYDRLGLLYFVRPSDRLKLKSVDSPLLRREGYHKDTTDIDIPAPEWTRTRIKKNWTRSPTDLGENVTMGGFKAKVFYE; from the exons ATGGCCACTCAAACGGAGTCTGTAGTGGAAGTACCCATAACTAAATCCACAAAGCCCCTGGAAAAGTATATCCATCCGCCTGAGTCAAAGCAAGACC GCTTCTTCTACGTAACCAATTTCGGCCTCACCCAAGAACAAATCGACCGGCAGTTCGCCATTGCGAAAGAATTCTTCTCACTCCCAGAGAAAGAACGTCTTAGTTTCCGCGCCCCCTTAGAAGAGGGTATCTACAATGGCTACCGACCTCTGGGTTCGATTGAGATCCTGCCCGGACTTCGCGACAATATCGAATTTTACAATATCATGAAATTCCTCCCCCAGTACGATCGGACCCATCCAGACGTAGTGAGACGCTACTgggaagaaatcgagaagTTCCACCGCCACTGCCACGAGCATATTGCTTATAAACTCTTCCGGCTGCTTGCAATCATCCTGGAACTCCCAGAAGACCAGCTTGTGGACGGACATCGCTATGAGGCAGAATGCGACAGCGGTCTCCGCTACATGTGTTACCGGGCCCGCACACCCGAAGAGAACGAGAAATACAAACATCTCTACTCCCGGGGACATACCGACAACGGCACCATCACCTTCGTGTTCCAGCAGCCCGTCGCCGCCCTCCAGGTCAAGAAATACGATGACTCGGAATGGGAATACCTCCCCATCCGTCCCGGCACGCTGTCGGTGAATGTCGCCGATATCATGACCATGTTGTCGAACGGGTGGTTGAAGAGCGGCGTGCACCGCGTCATCGTGCCCCCTGAGGATCAGCAACACTACGATAGGCTGGGACTCTTGTACTTTGTACGGCCGAGCGATCgcttgaagttgaagagtgTGGATAGCCCGTTGCTTCGGAGAGAGGGGTATCATAAAGATACCACCGACATCGATATCCCGGCGCCCGAGTGGACCCGGACGAGGATCAAGAAAAACTGGACTAGGTCCCCGACGGATTTGGGTGAGAATGTTACTATGGGGGGATTCAAGGCAAAGGTTTTTTACGAATGA
- a CDS encoding NAD(P)-dependent oxidoreductase (3-hydroxyisobutyrate dehydrogenase and related beta-hydroxyacid dehydrogenases), with the protein MSKHIGIFGLGAMGTALAAKYLEHGYKTSVWNRTTAKAIPLVEQGAKLASTISEGVNANDLIIICLLNNQVVEDALRDALQTLPSKTIVNLTNGTPNQARKLADFVTSHGARYIHGGIMAVPTMIGSPHAVLLYSGESLELFQSIESHLSLLGMSKYLGTDAGSASLHDLALLSGMYGLFSGFLHAVALIKSGQDTSTTATGLLPLLTPWLSAMTGYLSSIAKQIDDGDYATQGSNLGMQLAGVENIIRAGEEQRVSSQMILPIKALIEQAVGEGHGGEDLSALIEYFKVGKNVD; encoded by the coding sequence ATGTCGAAGCACATAGGCATATTCGGCCTCGGTGCTATGGGAACAGCGCTCGCAGCCAAGTATCTTGAACATGGCTATAAGACATCCGTCTGGAATCGAACCACCGCAAAGGCAATCCCGCTCGTTGAGCAGGGTGCCAAGCTAGCCTCTACAATCTCGGAGGGGGTAAACGCCAACGACCTCATCATTATATGCCTCCTTAACAATCAAGTTGTCGAGGATGCTCTACGGGATGCATTACAAACTCTGCCCAGCAAGACCATTGTCAACCTTACCAATGGAACACCAAACCAGGCTCGTAAACTCGCGGATTTCGTCACCTCCCACGGAGCACGGTACATCCACGGCGGTATTATGGCGGTTCCCACCATGATTGGCTCCCCGCACGCTGTCCTGCTTTACAGCGGAGAGTCTCTTGAGCTGTTCCAGAGCATCGAAAGTCATCTGTCTCTCCTTGGGATGAGCAAATATCTCGGCACCGATGCAGGGTCTGCCTCTTTGCATGACTTGGCTTTGTTGTCGGGAATGTACGGTCTCTTCTCCGGGTTCCTGCATGCAGTTGCTCTGATCAAGTCCGGGCAGGATACTAGTACTACCGCCACCGGATTATTGCCGCTTCTGACTCCATGGTTGTCGGCAATGACGGGATATCTTAGTTCTATCGCGAAACAGATCGACGATGGTGACTATGCCACACAGGGATCCAACCTGGGAATGCAATTGGCCGGAGTGGAAAACATTATCAGAGCTGGCGAGGAGCAGAGGGTCTCCTCACAGATGATCCTTCCGATAAAAGCGTTGATAGAGCAAGCAGTGGGTGAGGGGCATGGGGGTGAGGATCTATCAGCGCTGATTGAATACTTTAAGGTGGGCAAAAATGTAGATTAA
- a CDS encoding uncharacterized protein (predicted protein), whose amino-acid sequence MKHDGRIDECIESMAFTERLSDRWIAPFIHLQSFLATMDEVYASMQASGGRALVQITRGSLQRQFDTVRASVEKDLASCPSSTALREELWLAEPASAVRTTMLMGIIHRSKELIQTITNLSVSEIAQMAITTSARICATVGYMSTAVLTLLNLSTGLTNSAREAQVQAVVDAADYPNLVTELASALETKFEGMSAADKEMDVVGSLCSKMRLLARCYPYQIRAIVGSAPSQDARQDTSMMVVHANEAAMTPQVWPSIYGDMSDIFPVDDMQWDSLLSNFTGFS is encoded by the exons ATGAAGCACGACGGTCGAATCGATGAGTGCATTGAGAGTATGGCATTCACTGAGCGTCTATCAGATCGATGGATTGCGCCATTTATCCACCTACAGTCTTTCTTGGCGACAATGGATGAAGTTTACGCTTCGATGCAAGCAAGCGGTGGAAGGGCGCTCGTTCAAATTACGCGCGGCTCTCTGCAGCGGCAATTTGATACGGTGAGGGCATCTGTAGAAAAAGATCTCGCGAGCTGCCCTTCGTCAACAG CTCTTCGGGAGGAACTCTGGCTTGCAGAGCCTGCCAGTGCAGTCCGAACAACCATGCTGATGGGTATAATTCACCGAAGCAAGGAGCTCATTCAGACGATCACGAACCTATCGGTGTCGGAGATTGCCCAAATGGCAATAACTACAAGTGCTCGTATATGTGCCACGGTAGGCTACATGTCCACTGCAGTATTGACCCTTCTCAATCTTAGTACTGGCCTCACCAACTCTGCTAGGGAAGCCCAGGTGCAGGCCGTTGTTGATGCAGCAGACTATCCTAATCTTGTCACAGAACTTGCCAGCGCACTGGAGACAAAATTTGAGGGAATGTCTGCTGCAGACAAAGAGATGGACGTTGTGGGGAGCCTTTGCTCTAAAATGCGGCTGCTAGCACGTTGTTATCCATATCAAATCCGCGCAATTGTTGGAAGTGCGCCGTCCCAAGACGCAAGGCAGGATACGTCCATGATGGTAGTTCATGCCAATGAGGCTGCTATGACACCCCAAGTCTGGCCGTCTATCTACGGCGATATGAGCGACATATTTCCTGTGGATGACATGCAGTGGGATTCACTCTTGAGCAATTTCACAGGTTTTAGCTAG
- a CDS encoding Zn(II)2Cys6 transcription factor domain-containing protein (predicted protein) — protein MNATTSAVKRRACVACTAAKAKCTPQAVNLCQRCARLGKSCTYLDLPQTRRKHKAAPSRVEVLEKKVDQLMSQLAALTRQIGQTSPDTSNTLTTDSGPSRDAALDSTDIAAMLDAAKDPYHGLDPPTSSVLENQPSIVDRGLLSELEAERLVTTFQRDFVPKFPFVLIAHGETAARLRDREPFLFLCIVAATMGSAHPLRKTITEEIMKHVTLRFVEGSERNLELLRGLLIHSAWYSYPAEKYHPRLLLLIQFCVSTLYDLELHKKPSLNSDEQRALLGTYWLSVG, from the exons ATGAACGCCACAACATCTGCAGTCAAGAGAAGAGCATGCGTGGCATGTACGGCTGCCAAGGCAAAATGCACGCCGCAGGCCGTCAACTTATGCCAGCGGTGCGCTCGTTTGGGCAAGTCATGCACCTACCTTGACCTTCCGCAGACGAGGCGGAAGCACAAGGCTGCACCGAG CCGTGTGGAGGTgctcgagaagaaggtcgaCCAACTGATGTCGCAGCTGGCTGCCTTGACCCGACAGATCGGGCAGACATCGCCCGATACTTCTAACACGCTCACCACTGACTCGGGTCCGTCTCGTGATGCCGCGCTGGATTCAACAGATATTGCTGCAATGCTAGATGCTGCTAAGGACCCGTACCATGGCCTCGATCCGCCGACCAGCTCTGTTCTGGAGAACCAGCCGTCTATCGTAGATCGAGGGCTTTTGAGTGAGCTCGAGGCCGAACGCTTGGTTACAACCTTCCAGCGTGACTTTGTGCCAAAGTTCCCCTTTGTATTGATTGCACACGGCGAGACGGCCGCTCGTCTCAGGGACCGAGagccttttctcttcttgtgCATCGTGGCCGCGACCATGGGCAGTGCGCACCCCCTGCGTAAAACTATCACCGAGGAGATTATGAAGCACGTTACGTTGAGGTTTGTGGAGGGTTCCGAGAGGAATCTCGAGTTGCTTCGGGGTCTGCTAATTCACAGCGCATGGTACTCATATCCTGCCGAGAAATATCACCCACGACTGTTGCTGTTGATTCAGTTTTGTGTTTCTACTTTGTATGATCTGGAACTTCACAAAAAGCCTAGTCTGAATTCTGATGAGCAGCGAGCGCTGCTCGGTACGTACTGGCTGTCGGTTGGGTGA
- a CDS encoding uncharacterized protein (mitochondrial carrier protein - Rim2p/Mrs12p), protein MQNIAHKPGDVARESLASPLPTDALQTKPNVSSLGSWSHLIAGAAGGMVTAVLTSPLDVLRTRLQTDYYQSQAAKSRPVPTQPHLRPSFYRTSLLHFRDTFEILFSIHRVEGWRGLFKGLGPSLTGVVPASAVKFYTYGNCKRLLPEIIGCEKDSSLVHALSAACAGIATGSATNPIWVVKTRLQLDKAGARRYKNSLDCARQVMQQEGPKGFYRGLSASFLGTIETTLHLAMYERFKSMISKKIDLNEKSETNGFVQGLAMSGASGLSKLIACLIAYPHEVIRTRLRQAPMADGRQKYTGILQCARLILKEEGAAALYGGLTAHLLRTVPSAAITIGTYELVLKVLERR, encoded by the exons ATGCAAAACATCGCCCACAAACCGGGGGACGTGGCGCGAGAATCGCTCGCGTCGCCACTCCCGACGGATGCCTTGCAAACAAAGCCCAATGTGTCGTCTTTGGGATCGTGGTCTCATTTGATCGCTGGCGC CGCAGGTGGAATGGTCACGGCGGTTCTCACAAGCCCACTCGATGTCCTCCGAACCAG GTTACAAACAGACTATTACCAAAGCCAAGCAGCCAAGTCTCGTCCGGTTCCTACACAAccccatcttcgtccatcATTCTATCGCACCTCCCTCCTTCACTTCCGTGACACATTCGaaatcctcttctccattcacCGCGTGGAAGGCTGGCGAGGTCTCTTCAAGGGTCTCGGACCTAGTCTGACCGGAGTCGTTCCGGCCAGCGCAGTAAAATTCTACACATACGGAAACTGCAAACGGCTTCTTCCGGAGATCATCGGATGTGAGAAGGATTCATCACTCGTGCACGCCCTGTCCGCTGCATGCGCCGGAATAGCCACCGGCTCAGCCACAAATCCGATCTGGGTGGTTAAGACGCGACTTCAGCTTGATAAGGCTGGGGCCCGACGATACAAGAATAGCCTGGATTGCGCCAGACAGGTTATGCAACAGGAGGGACCAAAGGGCTTTTACCGGGGCTTGTCGGCGAGTTTCCTGGGTACAATTGAGACGACACTGCACCTGGCAATGTATGAGAGGTTCAAGTCAATGATCtcgaagaagattgatctCAATGAGAAGAGCGAGACAAACGGATTTGTTCAGGGTCTTGCCATGAGTGGAGCTTCGGGTTTGTCAAAGTTGATCGCGTGTTTAATTGCGTATCCTCATGAG GTTATCAGGACTAGGTTACGACAGGCTCCGATGGCGGACGGTCGCCAGAAGTACACTGGAATCCTTCAGTGTGCGCGGTTGATTctgaaggaagagggtgcAGCAGCGCTGTATGGAGGCTTGACGGCACATCTCCTTCGGACGGTTCCTTCCGCTGCTATTACAATCGGCACCTATGAGCTGGTCCTCAAGGTCCTCGAGCGTCGCTAG
- a CDS encoding oleate delta-12 desaturase (fatty acid desaturase), whose protein sequence is MAELHNRKAEKAIEKDTTPTLKELKDAIPKECFESSAVTSLLYLARDILYCAILTVAAFQIHRIPSLPLRIIAWATYGFFQGCVGTGIWILSHECGHGAFSPNQRLNDFVGWAGHSFLMVPYFSWKITHARHHRYTGHMEKDTVYVPWTDEDLAQKKNVRIEQLKHLTEETPIVSFLQLIGHQLFGWQIYLFLNATAGTKSLPEGAGKMGPANHFNFMGPLFTGSQRVSIALSDLGLLIMGSILYYASTQIGAWNVVLLYFIPYFWVHHWLIAITYLQHTHPEVPHYTAEAWTYTKGALATVDRTIGFIGRHFFHEIIDYHVVHHLFSRIPFYKAEEATKAIQPLLGEKYHESKDESFLYSLMTTFRKCIYVSAKGSSQPGVLHFVRADDSK, encoded by the exons ATGGCCGAGTTGCACAACAGAAAAGCCGAAAAG GCTATCGAGAAAGACACCACTCCTACTCTGAAAGAGCTCAAGGATGCGATTCCCAAGGAATGCTTCGAGTCCTCGGCCGTAACATCCCTCTTGTACCTAGCTCGCGATATCCTGTACTGCGCCATTTTGACCGTCGCTGCCTTTCAAATCCACCGCATTCCCTCATTACCGCTGCGTATCATAGCCTGGGCTACTTACGGTTTCTTCCAAGGTTGTGTCGGCACTGGAATATGGATTCTTTCACACGAGTGTGGTCACGGAGCTTTCTCGCCTAACCAGAGGCTTAATGACTTCGTCGGCTGGGCTGGGCATTCATTCCTGATGGTGCCCTacttctcctggaagatcACCCACGCCCGCCACCACCGCTACACCGGTCATATGGAGAAGGATACCGTGTATGTGCCGTGGACAGACGAGGATCTcgcccagaagaagaacgtgCGGATTGAGCAGCTGAAGCATCTGACTGAGGAGACCCCGATTGTGTCTTTCCTGCAGCTGATCGGTCACCAGCTATTCGGATGGCAAATCTATCTGTTCCTGAATGCCACCGCGGGCACCAAAAGTCTGCCTGAAGGAGCAGGAAAGATGGGACCTGCAAACCATTTCAACTTTATGGGGCCACTCTTCACGGGCTCCCAGCGGGTTTCTATCGCTCTGTCTGATTTAGGACTGTTGATCATGGGCTCCATTCTGTACTATGCGTCTACCCAAATTGGCGCCTGGAATGTCGTGCTGCTGTACTTTATCCCTTATTTCTGGGTCCACCACTGGCTGA TCGCTATCACGTACCTTCAACACACTCACCCTGAAGTCCCACACTACACAGCCGAGGCCTGGACCTACACCAAGGGTGCGCTCGCCACTGTTGACCGCACAATCGGTTTTATTGGTCGTCATTTCTTCCACGAGATCATTGACTACCACGTCGTCCACCATCTCTTCAGCCGCATTCCATTCtacaaggccgaggaagcaACCAAGGCCATCCAGCCACTGCTTGGCGAAAAATACCACGAATCTAAGGACGAGAGCTTCCTCTATTCGCTGATGACGACATTCCGCAAGTGCATCTATGTCTCCGCGAAAGGAAGTTCCCAGCCCGGTGTTCTGCATTTTGTTAGGGCTGATGATAGCAAATAA